In Romboutsia lituseburensis, a genomic segment contains:
- a CDS encoding AEC family transporter, giving the protein MENLILSVNVILPLFFTMSLGYIIKKIGLFNYITLKTMNSLTFKVFLPSLLFYNIYKTDLKTALNLKLMLFAVTCIISIFLLLCFLTPFIEKDNKNKAVLIQAIFRSNFVIFGIPVTVSLFNQDATGIASMLIAVVIPTFNILSVIGFEIFRGSSINFKNIAKGVVSNPLIIASAVGVSFLALNVQLPTAIDKTISDLSKVATPLAILLLGGSFEFKASTKYLKQLVLGVLGRLIIVPSIFLPIAISLGFKNVELACLLVAMASPTAVSSFTMAEQMDANSELAGQLVVFTSGLSVITVFLWIFILKQLCFI; this is encoded by the coding sequence ATGGAAAATTTAATTTTATCTGTTAATGTTATACTTCCGTTGTTTTTTACAATGTCTCTTGGATATATAATAAAAAAAATTGGTCTGTTTAACTATATTACATTAAAAACGATGAATAGCCTTACTTTCAAAGTTTTTCTACCGTCATTATTATTTTATAATATTTATAAAACAGACTTGAAAACAGCATTAAATTTAAAATTAATGCTATTTGCAGTTACGTGTATAATTTCTATTTTTTTATTGTTATGTTTCCTTACACCATTTATAGAAAAAGATAATAAAAACAAAGCTGTACTTATACAAGCTATTTTTAGAAGCAATTTTGTTATTTTTGGTATACCTGTAACAGTATCTCTTTTTAACCAAGATGCTACAGGTATTGCATCCATGCTAATTGCAGTTGTAATTCCTACATTTAACATTTTATCAGTTATTGGTTTTGAAATATTTAGAGGCTCTAGTATAAATTTCAAAAATATAGCTAAAGGTGTTGTTTCTAATCCTTTAATTATAGCATCTGCTGTTGGTGTAAGTTTTCTTGCTTTAAATGTACAGTTACCTACTGCAATAGATAAAACTATCTCTGATCTTTCTAAAGTTGCTACACCTCTAGCTATTTTATTATTAGGTGGCTCATTTGAATTTAAGGCTTCTACAAAATATTTAAAACAACTTGTGCTTGGGGTTCTCGGTAGGTTAATTATTGTCCCATCTATATTTTTACCCATAGCTATTTCGCTAGGGTTTAAAAATGTTGAACTTGCTTGTCTTCTAGTAGCAATGGCCTCTCCTACTGCCGTTTCTTCATTTACTATGGCTGAACAAATGGACGCTAATAGCGAACTTGCTGGTCAACTTGTGGTATTTACCTCTGGTTTGTCAGTTATTACTGTATTCTTATGGATATTTATTTTAAAACAACTCTGTTTTATATAA
- a CDS encoding C39 family peptidase, with protein MDVSLISQLTELENGCEVTSLAMLLKYKGINIDKLTLAHHMKKDKTNIYSDDTGDIKLWGNPEYGFVGDVTGKNNMGYAINPKPLSELIQMYYSKGALDLTGCSLDKLESILASDRPIVVWVTSKFRENVDWVQWKDIDGNKINATFSTHAVTLTGFDENNIYYNDPLTNEKDKKITKKKFLNVWIMMGRKALTVN; from the coding sequence ATGGATGTTTCATTGATAAGTCAGTTAACAGAGTTAGAAAATGGTTGTGAGGTTACTAGTCTAGCTATGCTATTAAAATATAAAGGTATAAATATAGATAAGTTAACCCTAGCACATCACATGAAAAAAGATAAAACCAATATATATTCTGATGATACTGGAGATATAAAATTATGGGGAAACCCAGAATACGGGTTCGTAGGTGATGTTACTGGTAAAAATAATATGGGATATGCTATAAATCCTAAGCCATTATCAGAATTAATACAAATGTATTACTCAAAAGGTGCCTTAGATTTAACAGGATGTAGTCTTGACAAGCTAGAAAGCATACTGGCATCAGATAGGCCAATAGTTGTTTGGGTAACATCTAAATTTAGAGAAAATGTAGATTGGGTGCAGTGGAAGGATATTGATGGAAACAAAATAAATGCAACTTTTTCAACTCATGCAGTAACATTAACTGGATTTGATGAAAATAATATATACTATAATGATCCATTAACAAATGAAAAAGATAAAAAAATTACCAAAAAAAAATTTTTAAATGTATGGATTATGATGGGCAGAAAAGCATTAACGGTAAATTGA
- a CDS encoding anaerobic sulfatase maturase has protein sequence MSHLTLLIKPSSSECNLNCEYCFYKDIAINRLVYKNRFMDLDTLENIIKKALSEDIYSCNFMFQGGEPTLIGIEFYKNAILFQKKYNNRNVTIINSIQTNGINIDTDFALFFKENKFLVGVSLDGPKKINDFHRSTLNNLSSFDKVLNGIELLKKHEVQFNILCVITKKSSKHINEIYSFYKNMKFKYIQFIPCIKKFDTYYLNSDELYYLNSNDYYIFLDKLFNLWFDDLVQGNFIEIRNFLDYIAVLKGYTPTSCGMGGFCSLHTVIESSGDVYPCDFYCLDEWKLGNINSDTLIDIKCSDVCKNFFQRSLYVHDKCKICKYFKLCGGGCRRNLEPFIDNKPSFNYQCHAIKIFFDKNIDKLCFASDLLT, from the coding sequence AAATAGATTTATGGATCTTGATACATTAGAAAATATAATAAAAAAAGCCTTATCAGAGGATATATACTCTTGTAATTTTATGTTTCAAGGTGGAGAGCCAACCTTAATTGGTATAGAGTTTTATAAAAATGCAATTTTATTTCAAAAAAAATATAATAATAGAAATGTAACTATAATCAACTCAATTCAAACAAACGGTATTAATATAGATACTGATTTCGCTCTTTTTTTTAAGGAAAATAAGTTTCTAGTTGGAGTTTCACTAGATGGTCCTAAGAAAATCAATGATTTTCATAGAAGTACTTTAAATAATTTAAGCTCTTTCGATAAAGTTTTAAATGGAATAGAATTATTAAAAAAACATGAAGTTCAATTTAATATCCTTTGTGTTATAACTAAAAAAAGTTCAAAGCATATTAATGAAATATACTCTTTTTATAAAAATATGAAATTTAAATATATACAATTTATTCCATGCATCAAAAAATTTGATACTTATTATCTTAATAGTGATGAACTATATTATTTAAATAGTAATGATTACTACATTTTTTTAGACAAACTTTTCAATTTATGGTTTGACGATTTAGTGCAAGGAAATTTTATTGAAATCAGAAATTTTTTAGATTACATTGCAGTTTTAAAGGGATATACACCTACAAGCTGCGGTATGGGCGGTTTTTGTAGTTTACATACCGTTATAGAATCTAGTGGAGATGTTTACCCATGTGATTTTTACTGCCTTGATGAATGGAAATTAGGAAATATAAATAGTGATACTTTAATAGATATAAAATGCTCTGATGTATGTAAAAATTTCTTTCAACGATCTCTATATGTACATGATAAATGTAAAATATGTAAATACTTTAAATTATGTGGAGGTGGGTGTAGACGCAACCTAGAACCTTTTATTGACAATAAACCTTCTTTTAATTATCAGTGTCATGCAATTAAAATTTTTTTTGATAAAAATATAGATAAACTTTGCTTTGCATCTGATTTACTTACTTAA
- a CDS encoding zinc dependent phospholipase C family protein produces MRSPLENAYSATINGTFKVLNPFKKVIIKTNCEVHKFIQKSALNLLNQYGYEKEYNFFSKHMIEINKGIVWADQDFKSYYHFYNPNNPQNKFGSEDNALTLAQKYYNNAISYYNNGDYSKSMFLFGAASHLVQDLTVPQHAKVTVLDNHIQFEGYIRINYKKNKKFQSKNPPIILNNIEEYLNYNGFNALEIDAQYKKIKDLKKKFLLTGIKCITLAQESSAGLMITFYQQLNSYQR; encoded by the coding sequence GTGAGAAGTCCATTAGAAAATGCTTATTCAGCGACTATAAATGGTACCTTTAAGGTTCTAAATCCATTTAAGAAAGTAATTATAAAAACAAACTGTGAAGTTCACAAATTTATTCAAAAAAGTGCTCTAAATCTTTTAAATCAATATGGATATGAAAAAGAATATAATTTTTTTAGCAAACATATGATAGAGATTAATAAAGGTATAGTTTGGGCTGACCAAGACTTTAAGTCTTATTACCATTTTTATAATCCTAATAACCCTCAAAATAAATTTGGATCAGAAGATAATGCATTAACTTTAGCTCAGAAGTATTATAATAATGCAATTAGTTACTATAATAACGGTGATTATTCAAAGAGTATGTTTTTATTTGGAGCGGCAAGTCATTTAGTGCAAGACTTAACTGTACCTCAGCATGCTAAAGTAACTGTACTTGACAATCATATTCAATTTGAAGGATATATAAGAATAAATTATAAAAAAAATAAAAAGTTTCAATCTAAAAATCCACCTATTATACTAAATAATATAGAGGAATATTTAAATTACAATGGATTTAATGCTTTAGAAATAGATGCTCAATATAAAAAAATAAAGGATTTAAAGAAAAAGTTTTTATTAACTGGTATTAAATGTATAACGTTAGCACAAGAAAGTAGTGCAGGTCTTATGATTACATTTTATCAACAATTAAATAGCTATCAAAGGTAA
- a CDS encoding 4Fe-4S binding protein: MKKLIVTDRSACQDCLSCEIACSQAFYKAYELNTSCIKIGHKKDDSIDVKACNQCGLCARKCPQEAITQNAKGVYMINKKKCNGCLTCVEACPKGIIANAEGKPVPSKCIACGICVDACPMGILQVQEG, from the coding sequence ATGAAAAAATTAATTGTAACTGACAGAAGTGCCTGTCAAGATTGCTTATCATGTGAAATAGCATGTTCTCAAGCATTCTATAAAGCATATGAATTAAATACGTCTTGTATAAAAATAGGACATAAAAAAGATGATTCTATAGATGTTAAGGCATGTAACCAGTGTGGATTATGCGCTAGAAAATGTCCTCAAGAAGCTATAACTCAAAATGCTAAGGGAGTTTACATGATAAATAAGAAAAAATGTAATGGATGCCTTACTTGTGTTGAGGCCTGTCCAAAAGGTATAATAGCTAACGCCGAAGGAAAACCTGTTCCTTCTAAGTGTATAGCTTGCGGTATATGTGTTGATGCTTGTCCAATGGGTATACTTCAAGTTCAGGAAGGATAA
- the brnQ gene encoding branched-chain amino acid transport system II carrier protein, producing MKKNIDILIIGFALFSMFFGAGNLIFPPYIGMTSGTGWLTSFLGFVIADIGIILLSINAVARAGSYQNVAGKAGKKFGLSLEFIMMLCLGPILVIPRTAATTFEMSIAPLFGSFNPIVFSIIFFAITFTLTVRPTKVMDIIGKFLTPVLLIALIFLIGKGVISPIGDLKSLSHSDRLFATGLTQGYQTMDALGIGGVAALIMSSFFNKGYVDKKENASLTLKASLVAGCGLILVYGGLTYLGATVSTIYDQSISQTTLLINITHSLLGSTGTLLLGIVVAFACLTTAIGLTSVTAKYFEDVSNKKIKYEHIVTLICIFSAVVSNLGVDKIISIAVPILTVLYPVSIVLVLMSYFKNILTKNSTFKGAAYSTLIVSILTVLDTLGLNLNFVHSLPFAELGFNWVLPAIIGGILGTFLLKDKVEIINEKIS from the coding sequence ATGAAAAAAAATATAGACATTCTTATTATTGGATTCGCTTTGTTTTCAATGTTCTTCGGAGCAGGTAATTTAATATTCCCACCATACATAGGTATGACATCTGGTACCGGTTGGTTAACAAGTTTTTTAGGATTTGTAATTGCTGATATAGGTATTATATTATTGTCAATTAATGCAGTTGCAAGAGCTGGTTCTTATCAAAATGTAGCCGGAAAAGCAGGAAAGAAATTTGGATTAAGTTTAGAGTTTATTATGATGCTTTGTCTAGGACCGATATTAGTTATTCCAAGAACAGCCGCAACTACTTTTGAAATGAGTATTGCTCCACTATTTGGATCATTTAATCCTATTGTATTCTCTATAATTTTCTTTGCTATAACATTTACGCTTACTGTAAGACCAACTAAAGTTATGGATATTATAGGTAAGTTTTTGACACCTGTCCTTTTAATTGCTCTTATTTTCTTAATAGGTAAAGGGGTTATCTCTCCTATAGGGGATTTAAAATCTCTTTCTCATTCTGATAGGTTATTTGCTACAGGACTTACTCAAGGGTATCAAACAATGGATGCTTTAGGTATAGGAGGAGTTGCAGCGCTTATTATGTCTTCATTCTTTAATAAAGGTTATGTAGATAAAAAAGAAAATGCTAGTTTGACATTAAAGGCTTCTTTAGTTGCAGGTTGTGGGCTTATACTAGTATACGGTGGATTAACTTACTTAGGTGCTACAGTTTCTACTATTTATGATCAATCTATATCTCAAACTACTTTGTTAATTAATATAACTCATAGTCTTCTAGGTTCTACTGGTACATTGTTATTAGGTATAGTCGTTGCATTTGCTTGTCTTACTACAGCTATTGGATTAACATCTGTTACAGCTAAATACTTCGAAGATGTTTCTAATAAAAAAATAAAGTATGAGCATATAGTTACTTTAATATGTATATTTAGTGCTGTTGTTTCTAATCTAGGAGTTGACAAAATTATTTCTATAGCAGTTCCTATATTAACAGTTTTATACCCTGTATCTATAGTGTTAGTGTTAATGAGTTACTTCAAAAACATACTAACTAAAAATTCAACATTTAAAGGTGCGGCTTATTCAACATTGATTGTAAGCATACTTACTGTCTTAGATACATTAGGCTTAAATTTAAATTTTGTTCATTCTTTACCTTTTGCTGAGTTAGGTTTTAACTGGGTTTTACCAGCTATAATTGGAGGTATTTTAGGAACGTTCCTATTAAAAGATAAAGTAGAAATTATAAATGAAAAAATTTCATAA
- the nrdD gene encoding anaerobic ribonucleoside-triphosphate reductase, translating to MITQLSIIKRDSKSVEFNKEKIENAILKAMKYGSGIYEEKIAKMIANEIEDYYVQKNISPTVYQVEEMVYKKLINYKQELTAKAYEGYRAVQSFKREVNTTDDSILGLLDRSNEEIINENSNKDGVLAATQRDLIAGEISKDIARRKLIPTHIVQAHDEGVLHYHDMDYAMQSIHNCMLINLEDMLDNGTVINNKLIESPNTFPTACTIVTQIIAQIASGQFGGNSITIKHIAPYLRKSYNKYFNKYSIKYGNEVAKDLANDRMKEDLKAGIQTIRYQLSTLYTSNGQSPFSTIYLEIEEGNEYEYEMALICEEMISQRLEGMKNYKGQEIGEEFPKLVYLLDEHNCLEGGKYDYITKLAAKCNTKRLVPDYQSAKIMKKNYEGNAFPPMGCRSHLSPWKDENGNYKWYGRFNQGVISLNLVQVALSSEKDMDKFFEILDKRLKLCKEALMVRHNLLLGTISDVSPIHWQHGGIARLKKGEKIDKLLKDGYSTLSLGYVGVNEMTQAMLGTSHTTKDGEEFALKVMNHLNDTCQQWKKETGLGFGLYGTPGESLTSRFCRIDKQKFGEIKDVTDRMYYTNSYHVHVSEEIDAFDKLSFESQFHDISLGGCISYIEVPDMSKNLEAVEQIINYIYHNIQYAEINTKPDICYKCGYTGEIKLDNDLVWHCPNCNNRDKDEMQVMRRTCGYIGANMWGKGRTQEIGQRVLHL from the coding sequence ATGATTACACAGTTAAGTATAATAAAAAGAGATTCAAAGAGTGTTGAATTTAATAAAGAAAAAATAGAAAATGCAATTCTAAAAGCAATGAAATATGGAAGTGGAATATACGAAGAAAAAATAGCTAAAATGATAGCTAATGAGATAGAAGATTATTACGTTCAAAAAAATATTTCTCCAACTGTCTACCAAGTAGAAGAAATGGTTTATAAAAAGCTTATAAATTATAAACAAGAATTAACAGCTAAAGCATATGAAGGATATAGAGCGGTACAATCATTTAAAAGAGAAGTAAATACAACTGATGACAGCATCTTAGGCCTTTTAGATAGAAGCAATGAAGAAATAATAAATGAAAATTCAAATAAAGATGGAGTTCTTGCGGCAACTCAAAGAGATTTAATTGCAGGGGAAATATCAAAGGATATAGCTAGAAGAAAATTAATACCAACACATATTGTTCAAGCTCATGATGAAGGAGTACTTCATTACCACGATATGGATTATGCTATGCAATCAATTCATAACTGCATGCTTATAAATTTAGAGGATATGTTAGATAATGGTACAGTAATAAACAATAAGTTAATTGAATCTCCAAATACATTCCCAACAGCTTGTACTATAGTTACTCAGATAATAGCTCAAATAGCAAGTGGTCAATTTGGAGGAAACTCAATAACTATAAAGCATATAGCACCTTATTTAAGAAAGTCATATAATAAATACTTTAATAAATACAGTATAAAATATGGAAATGAAGTGGCTAAAGATTTAGCTAATGATAGAATGAAGGAAGATTTGAAAGCTGGAATACAAACTATTAGATATCAATTATCTACATTATATACTAGCAATGGTCAATCTCCATTTTCAACTATTTATTTAGAAATAGAAGAAGGCAATGAATATGAATATGAAATGGCACTAATTTGTGAAGAAATGATATCGCAAAGATTAGAAGGAATGAAAAACTACAAAGGACAAGAAATCGGAGAAGAATTCCCTAAGTTAGTTTACTTATTGGATGAGCATAACTGCCTAGAAGGTGGAAAATATGATTATATAACAAAACTTGCAGCCAAATGTAATACAAAAAGATTAGTTCCAGATTATCAAAGTGCAAAAATAATGAAAAAGAACTATGAAGGTAATGCATTTCCACCAATGGGATGCAGATCTCATTTAAGTCCTTGGAAGGATGAAAATGGGAACTATAAATGGTATGGACGATTCAACCAAGGAGTTATATCGTTAAACCTAGTACAAGTAGCATTAAGTTCTGAAAAAGATATGGACAAGTTCTTTGAAATATTAGATAAAAGATTAAAACTTTGTAAAGAAGCTTTGATGGTAAGACATAATCTGTTATTAGGAACAATATCAGATGTATCTCCAATACATTGGCAACATGGTGGAATTGCAAGGCTTAAAAAGGGTGAGAAGATAGATAAACTTCTAAAAGATGGATACTCAACATTATCATTAGGATATGTAGGCGTTAATGAAATGACTCAAGCTATGTTAGGTACTAGCCATACAACAAAAGATGGTGAAGAGTTTGCATTAAAGGTAATGAATCATTTAAATGATACCTGCCAACAATGGAAAAAAGAAACCGGACTTGGATTTGGACTTTATGGAACACCAGGGGAAAGCTTGACTTCAAGATTTTGTAGGATAGACAAGCAAAAATTTGGAGAAATAAAAGATGTTACAGATAGAATGTATTATACAAACTCTTATCATGTACATGTCAGTGAAGAAATAGATGCTTTTGATAAGCTTAGTTTTGAAAGTCAGTTTCATGATATAAGTTTAGGTGGATGTATAAGTTATATTGAGGTTCCAGATATGAGTAAAAACTTAGAAGCTGTTGAGCAGATAATAAACTATATCTATCATAATATACAATATGCAGAAATAAATACAAAGCCAGATATATGCTATAAGTGTGGCTATACAGGTGAAATAAAACTTGATAATGATTTGGTATGGCATTGCCCAAATTGTAACAATAGAGATAAAGATGAGATGCAAGTAATGAGAAGGACTTGTGGTTACATTGGAGCCAATATGTGGGGTAAAGGTAGAACACAAGAAATTGGACAAAGAGTACTACATCTATAG
- a CDS encoding DUF4177 domain-containing protein — translation MVKYEYKCVMIVGDSNKTSQLLNEYGNEGWELVSVWNTWHYFKRELSN, via the coding sequence ATGGTAAAGTACGAATACAAATGTGTTATGATAGTTGGGGACTCTAATAAAACGTCGCAACTATTAAATGAATATGGTAATGAAGGATGGGAATTAGTATCTGTTTGGAATACATGGCATTATTTTAAAAGAGAGTTAAGCAATTGA
- the nrdG gene encoding anaerobic ribonucleoside-triphosphate reductase activating protein, which yields MRFSKIKLNDIANGLGIVMSLWTQGCPHHCKGCFNKETWNFNGGKEFKDEDLNFIIENIDKNNIKRNLSILGGEPLCPQNIDRIINICKVFKEVYPDKLIYIWTGYVLDEFNEKQKDILKYINILIDGKFEEKNKNLSIKLRGSSNQRIIDVKKSIEYNKVVLLDLDVKTV from the coding sequence ATGAGGTTTTCTAAGATAAAACTAAATGATATAGCAAATGGTTTAGGAATAGTAATGTCACTTTGGACTCAAGGATGCCCACATCACTGCAAAGGATGTTTTAATAAAGAAACTTGGAATTTTAACGGGGGAAAAGAGTTTAAAGATGAAGATTTAAACTTTATAATTGAAAATATAGATAAAAATAATATAAAAAGGAATTTATCTATATTGGGTGGGGAACCATTATGTCCTCAAAACATAGATCGAATAATAAATATTTGTAAAGTATTTAAAGAAGTTTATCCAGATAAACTAATATATATTTGGACTGGATATGTATTAGATGAGTTTAATGAAAAGCAAAAGGATATTTTAAAATATATAAATATACTAATTGATGGAAAATTTGAAGAAAAAAATAAAAACTTATCAATAAAGCTAAGAGGATCAAGTAATCAAAGAATTATTGATGTAAAGAAAAGCATAGAGTATAACAAAGTCGTACTATTAGATTTAGATGTGAAAACTGTATAA